From the genome of Mycoplasma crocodyli MP145:
ATGGCGAATTAAGCAATAAATTAATTCACCCAAGTTTTAAAATTTTAAGAAAATATCGCGCAAGATTAGATGAGCCATTAAGTAGACAAGATTTAAATGAATTAAACAAGGATCAAATTATTAATGGAAAACTTTCATCTCAAAGTGTAGAACAATTAGATAATAAAACATATCTAGTTTCATTACATCAAGGTACTTATCATCATGTTAAAGAACTTTTTTCAAAAGTGGGAAGACTTGTTATAAACCTTAAAAGAGTTGAATTTGCAGGACTGGGTGTAGAAAAAATTCCTGTTGGTGAATTTCGCTCCTTAACTATGAAAGAAATTAAATCTCTTCACAATTTAGTTAAAGAGGTAAGGAAAAATGAAAAAGAATAAAATTATATTTTTAGGGTCTTGCTTAAGTTCTGTATTATTAATACCTTTAATCAGTGCATCATGTGGATCTGATTTTGATAAAGAAAAAAACAAAAAAATCAATGAATTACAAAAAGTGCATAAAAAAATAAGCATTGAATACAAAGAAGGATTTGATTCGTTTGATTCGTTCATCAATAATAAAGAATCAGGAACATTAAAATCAATTGATGATTTTTACTTAAAAATTTCCGAAAGTGCAAAGTTGGTTTCTTTTGCATATGATGTATTTTATAAAGAACTTAAAGAAAAGTTTGCTTCAGTAAATGATTCTAAA
Proteins encoded in this window:
- a CDS encoding pseudouridine synthase, with protein sequence MERIQKLLSQAGIASRRSSEELIKKGLVKINDKVALVGQKASFNDKITVNGKEILQEKKVYYILNKPAKYVCTNKDNFDRKKVIDLLPNDVRIFPVGRLDYDTTGVLLLTNDGELSNKLIHPSFKILRKYRARLDEPLSRQDLNELNKDQIINGKLSSQSVEQLDNKTYLVSLHQGTYHHVKELFSKVGRLVINLKRVEFAGLGVEKIPVGEFRSLTMKEIKSLHNLVKEVRKNEKE